Proteins from one Sabethes cyaneus chromosome 2, idSabCyanKW18_F2, whole genome shotgun sequence genomic window:
- the LOC128737531 gene encoding AP-3 complex subunit sigma-2, with translation MIKAILVFNNHGKPRLSKFYQYFNEDMQQQIIKETFQLVSKRDDNVCNFLEGGSLIGGSDYKLIYRHYATLYFVFCVDSSESELGILDLIQVFVETLDKCFENVCELDLIFHADAVHHILSELVMGGMVLQTNMSDILARIEEQNKLQKQEAGLSAAPARAVSAVKSMNLPQQIKDIKLPDLPQAIKDLKF, from the exons ATGATCAAAGCTATATTAGTGTTTAATAACCATGGAAAACCGAGATTATCCAAGTTCTACCAGTATTTC AATGAGGACATGCAACAGCAGATAATTAAGGAAACTTTTCAATTGGTTTCGAAACGAGATGATAATGTGTGCAATTTTCTTGAGGGAGGAAG CTTAATAGGCGGTTCTGACTATAAGCTCATATACAGACACTACGCAACACTATACTTTGTTTTCTGTGTCGACTCATCAGAAAGTGAGCTTGGCATTCTCGATTTAATTCAAGTATTTGTGGAAACGTTAGACAAATGCTTCGAGAACGTGTGCGAATTAGATCTAATATTCCACGCAGATGCCGTTCATCACATCCTATCGGAACTGGTGATGGGTGGCATGGTTCTTCAAACCAATATGTCAGACATCCTGGCGCGGATTGAAGAACAGAACAAACTACAAAAGCAAGAAGCAGGTCTATCGGCAGCACCAGCAAGGGCCGTGAGTGCTGTTAAAAGTATGAATTTACCACAACAGATAAAGGACATAAAATTACCAGATCTTCCGCAGGCTATCAAG GACTTGAAATTCTGA